One window of Camelina sativa cultivar DH55 chromosome 4, Cs, whole genome shotgun sequence genomic DNA carries:
- the LOC104782507 gene encoding uncharacterized protein LOC104782507 isoform X1: MSGRLRIPRFLLITLVLISFRVNSQCEFKFTGRNKIFNFNLASSIRNFPHGVLSEDGFYKVEANSTVLWFQLCDVLIFNHDPPRCVGCENCGGPTHCGTSCSALVSENLRGYDVCTSLGHGSSTKFDIIDKEDPGKGVIVKMSSGNRNENCSLSVSVICQKNKVDGPLTLVKSGTCHYATQLRHPSGCAAAISGHRSGWGWFSTLLIIILCLFGAYLLGGAAYRYFSFGIRGIDVIPNVDFWATIPHRTQGCCGSIFSRFGGSSRGQRTSYSQVNF, translated from the exons atgtcGGGGAGACTACGGATTCCGAGGTTTCTTCTCATCACTCTCGTCCTTATTAGCTTCCGAGTTAACTCTCAATGTGAATTCAAATTCACTGGACGCAACAAGATCTTCAATTTCAATCTAGCTTCCTCGATTCGAAATTTCCCTCACGGTGTCCTCAGCGAAGATGG GTTTTATAAAGTGGAAGCGAACAGTACTGTGCTATGGTTTCAG CTTTGTGACGTGTTGATTTTCAATCACGATCCCCCTCGATGTGTTGGTTGCGAA AATTGCGGAGGTCCAACACACTGTGGAACATCTTGTAGTGCACTTGTGTCAGAAAATCTAAGAG GGTATGATGTATGCACTTCTCTAGGGCACGGCTCGAGcacaaaatttgatattattg ATAAAGAGGATCCTGGCAAAGGCGTCATTGTTAAGATGTCAAGTGGAAATAGGAACGAAAATTGCTCGCTTTCAGTTTCTGttatttgccagaaaaataaaGTTGAT GGACCACTCACTCTGGTGAAATCTGGTACCTGCCACTAT GCAACTCAGCTGCGACATCCCTCCGGTTGTGCAGCAGCTATATCCGGCCATAGAAGTGGATGGGGCTGGTTTAGTACCTTACTAATTAT TATCTTGTGCCTGTTTGGAGCTTATCTCCTGGGTGGTGCAGCGTATCGGTATTTCTCCTTTGGGATTCGTGGCATAGAT GTAATCCCGAATGTGGATTTCTGGGCCACTATACCTCACAGAACACAA GGCTGTTGTGGTTCAATATTTTCGAGATTCGGGGGGTCTAGTCGTGGTCAACGAACCTCATATTCTCAGGTCAACTTCTGA
- the LOC104784314 gene encoding exopolygalacturonase-like — translation MACISYAYKTLCLFLLFVVAASRPTNKPKVFNVQRYGSKSDGKTDSANAFTSVWKSACGRKSGSNKIYVPKGTFYLGGVEFVGPCKNPIEFIIDGTLLAPANPMDIKQHIWINFRYINDLSISGSGILDGQGEQSWPLNDCHRNPNCPKLAMTMGFAFVNNSNIKDITSLNNKNGHFNFFSVHHFNITGVTITALGDSPNTDGIKMDSCSNIQISKTNIRTGDDCIAILSGNTNLNISNVKCGPRHGISVGSLGKNKDEKDVKDLIVRDVVFNGTSDGIRIKTWESSASKIVVSNFVYENIQMIDIGNPINIDQKYCPYPPCEHEQKGESHVQIQDLKLKNIYGTSKNKMAVKLQCSKSFPCKNVELIDVNLKHNEVEGGSSTAVCENINGSTSGNMIPQHCLN, via the exons ATGGCATGCATTTCTTATGCGTATAAGACTTTATGTTTGTTCCTCTTGTTCGTTGTCGCTGCAAGTCGTCCAACCAATAAGCCAAAGGTTTTCAACGTCCAACGCTATGGCTCAAAATCGGACGGGAAAACTGATAGCGCCAAT GCATTCACAAGTGTATGGAAAAGTGCATGTGGAAGGAAAAGTGGAAGTAATAAAATTTACGTACCAAAAGGAACATTTTATCTCGGTGGTGTAGAATTCGTGGGTCCATGCAAAAATCCTATTGAATTCATTATCGATGGAACTTTATTGGCTCCTGCAAACCCTATGGATATTAAGCAACACATATGGATCAACTTTAGGTATATCAAtgatctctctatctctggATCAGGTATACTTGACGGTCAAGGAGAACAATCTTGGCCACTCAATGACTGCCACAGAAACCCCAATTGTCCTAAACTAGCTATG ACTATGGGATTTGCTTTCGTTAACAACTCAAATATCAAAGACATAACATcactcaacaacaaaaatggaCACTTCAACTTTTTCTCCGTCCATCACTTTAACATTACTGGAGTCACTATAACAGCTCTCGGCGATAGTCCCAACACCGATGGTATCAAGATGGATTCTTGTAGCAACATTCAAATCTCCAAGACAAACATCAGAACCGGAGACGATTGTATTGCTATTCTCTCTGGAAACACTAACCTCAATATTTCTAACGTCAAGTGTGGTCCCAGACATGGAATTAGTGTCGGAAGCTTAGGTAAGAACAAAGATGAGAAAGACGTAAAAGACTTAATAGTAAGAGACGTCGTTTTCAACGGCACAAGCGATGGTATTAGAATCAAGACATGGGAATCTTCAGCTTCGAAGATCGTTGTTTCGAACTTCGTGTATGAGAATATTCAGATGATTGACATTGGAAATCCTATCAACATCGATCAGAAATATTGTCCTTACCCACCTTGTGAACATGAACAAAAG GGTGAATCTCACGTTCAAATCCAAGATCTTAagttaaaaaacatatatggaaCATCGAAAAACAAAATGGCAGTAAAACTGCAATGTAGCAAGAGCTTCCCATGCAAAAATGTTGAGTTAATTGACGTTAACCTAAAACACAATGAAGTTGAAGGTGGATCTTCCACTGCGGTGTGCGAAAATATTAACGGTTCGACAAGTGGTAATATGATTCCTCAACATTGTCTGAATTGA
- the LOC104784313 gene encoding exopolygalacturonase-like isoform X2 gives MACISYSFKTLCLFLLFVAAASRPTNKPKVFNVRRYGSKPDGKTDNANAFTSVWKSACGRKSGSSKIYVPKGTFYLGGVEFLGPCKNPIEFIIDGTLLAPANPMDIKQDIWINFRYINDLSISGSGILDGQGEQSWPLNDCHKNPNCPKLAMNMGFAFVNNSNIKDITSLNSKIGHLNFYSVHHFNITGVTITAPGDSPNTDGIKMGFCSNIQISKTNIGTGDDCIAILSGTTNLNISNVKCGPGHGISVGSLGKNKDEKDVKDLTVRDVIFNGTSDGIRIKTWESSASKILVSNFVYENIQMIDVGNPINIDQKYCPYPPCEHEQKSHVQIQNLKLKNIFGTSKNKMAVKLQCSKSFPCKNVELIDVNLKHNGVEGGSSTAVCENINGSASGNMVPQHCLN, from the exons ATGGCATGCATTTCTTATTCGTTTAAGACTTTGTGTTTGTTCCTCTTGTTCGTTGCCGCTGCAAGTCGTCCAACCAATAAGCCAAAGGTTTTCAACGTCCGACGCTATGGCTCAAAACCGGATGGGAAAACTGATAACGCCAAT GCATTCACAAGTGTATGGAAAAGTGCATGTGGAAGGAAAAGTGGAAGTAGTAAAATTTACGTACCAAAAGGAACATTCTACCTCGGTGGTGTAGAGTTCTTGGGTCCATGCAAAAATCCTATTGAATTCATTATCGATGGAACTTTATTGGCTCCTGCAAACCCTATGGATATTAAGCAAGACATATGGATCAATTTTAGGTATATCAACGATCTCTCTATCTCTGGATCAGGTATACTTGACGGCCAAGGAGAACAGTCTTGGCCACTCAATGACTGccacaaaaaccctaattgtcCTAAACTAGCTATG AATATGGGATTTGCTTTCGTTAACAACTCAAATATCAAGGACATAACATCACTCAACAGCAAAATAGGACACTTGAACTTTTATTCCGTCCATCACTTTAACATTACTGGAGTCACTATAACAGCTCCTGGCGACAGTCCCAACACTGATGGTATCAAGATGGGTTTTTGTAGCAACATTCAAATCTCCAAGACAAACATCGGGACCGGAGACGATTGTATTGCTATTCTTTCTGGAACCACTAACCTCAATATCTCTAACGTCAAGTGTGGTCCCGGACATGGAATTAGTGTCGGAAGCTTAGGgaaaaacaaagatgagaaaGACGTAAAGGATTTAACGGTAAGAGACGTCATTTTCAATGGCACAAGCGATGGTATTAGGATCAAGACCTGGGAATCTTCAGCTTCGAAGATCCTTGTTTCGAACTTCGTGTATGAGAATATTCAGATGATTGATGTTGGAAACCCTATCAACATCGACCAGAAATATTGTCCTTACCCACCTTGTGAACATGAACAAAAG TCTCACGTTCAAATCCAAAATCTCAagttaaaaaacatatttggaaCATCGAAGAACAAAATGGCAGTGAAATTGCAATGTAGCAAGAGCTTCCCATGCAAAAATGTTGAGTTAATTGACGTTAACCTAAAACACAATGGAGTTGAAGGTGGATCTTCCACTGCGGTGTGCGAAAATATTAACGGTTCCGCGAGTGGTAATATGGTTCCTCAGCATTGTCTGAATTGA
- the LOC104782506 gene encoding ferritin-4, chloroplastic: protein MLLKTVTSSSALSLVSFHGVKKDIFPLLSSNLRVSSGKSGNLAFSVRASKSSTTDSLSGVVFEPFKEVKKELDLVPVSSHLSLARQKYSDECEAAINEQINVEYNVSYVYHAMYAYFDRDNVALKGLAKFFKESSVEEREHAEKFMEYQNKRGGKVKLQSIVMPLSEFEHVDKGDALYGMELALSLEKLVNEKLLNLHSVASKNNDVHLADFIESEFLTEQVEAIKMISEYVAQLRRVGKGHGTWHFNQMLLEG from the exons ATGCTTCTTAAGACTGTAACTTCATCTTCAGCTCTCTCTCTGGTGAGTTTCCATGGCGTGAAGAAAGATATCTTTCCTTTGTTATCTTCCAATCTTCGAGTTTCTTCTGGAAAATCTGGGAACCTAGCTTTCTCTGTTCGCGCATCTAAGAGCTCAACCACCGATTCCTTGAGCGGCGTTGTCTTCGAGCCATTCAAGGAGGTGAAAAAGGAGCTCGATCTTGTTCCAGTAAGTTCTCATCTCTCGCTTGCTCGGCAAAAGTACTCAGACGAGTGTGAAGCCGCCATTAACGAACAGAttaa TGTGGAATACAATGTCTCGTATGTGTATCACGCTATGTATGCGTACTTCGATCGGGACAACGTCGCCCTCAAGGGTCTTGCTAA GTTCTTTAAGGAATCAAGTGTGGAAGAAAGAGAGCACGCTGAGAAGTTTATGGAGTATCAG AACAAACGTGGTGGGAAGGTCAAGTTACAGTCCATTGTGATGCCTCTCTCAGAGTTTGAACACGTTGATAAAGGAGATGCTCTATACG GCATGGAGCTGGCTCTGTCACTGGAGAAACTAGTTAATGAGAAGCTCTTAAACCTCCACAGT GTTGCTTCGAAGAACAATGATGTCCACTTGGCAGATTTTATTGAGAGCGAGTTTCTGACAGAGCAG GTGGAAGCAATTAAGATGATTTCAGAATATGTTGCCCAACTGCGACGAGTTGGCAAAGGACACG GAACATGGCATTTCAACCAGATGCTTCTGGAAGGGTAA
- the LOC104782507 gene encoding uncharacterized protein LOC104782507 isoform X2: MVSGCLLYQLCDVLIFNHDPPRCVGCENCGGPTHCGTSCSALVSENLRGYDVCTSLGHGSSTKFDIIDKEDPGKGVIVKMSSGNRNENCSLSVSVICQKNKVDGPLTLVKSGTCHYATQLRHPSGCAAAISGHRSGWGWFSTLLIIILCLFGAYLLGGAAYRYFSFGIRGIDVIPNVDFWATIPHRTQGCCGSIFSRFGGSSRGQRTSYSQVNF; encoded by the exons ATGGTTTCAGGTTGTCTTCTATATCAG CTTTGTGACGTGTTGATTTTCAATCACGATCCCCCTCGATGTGTTGGTTGCGAA AATTGCGGAGGTCCAACACACTGTGGAACATCTTGTAGTGCACTTGTGTCAGAAAATCTAAGAG GGTATGATGTATGCACTTCTCTAGGGCACGGCTCGAGcacaaaatttgatattattg ATAAAGAGGATCCTGGCAAAGGCGTCATTGTTAAGATGTCAAGTGGAAATAGGAACGAAAATTGCTCGCTTTCAGTTTCTGttatttgccagaaaaataaaGTTGAT GGACCACTCACTCTGGTGAAATCTGGTACCTGCCACTAT GCAACTCAGCTGCGACATCCCTCCGGTTGTGCAGCAGCTATATCCGGCCATAGAAGTGGATGGGGCTGGTTTAGTACCTTACTAATTAT TATCTTGTGCCTGTTTGGAGCTTATCTCCTGGGTGGTGCAGCGTATCGGTATTTCTCCTTTGGGATTCGTGGCATAGAT GTAATCCCGAATGTGGATTTCTGGGCCACTATACCTCACAGAACACAA GGCTGTTGTGGTTCAATATTTTCGAGATTCGGGGGGTCTAGTCGTGGTCAACGAACCTCATATTCTCAGGTCAACTTCTGA
- the LOC104784313 gene encoding exopolygalacturonase-like isoform X1 — protein sequence MACISYSFKTLCLFLLFVAAASRPTNKPKVFNVRRYGSKPDGKTDNANAFTSVWKSACGRKSGSSKIYVPKGTFYLGGVEFLGPCKNPIEFIIDGTLLAPANPMDIKQDIWINFRYINDLSISGSGILDGQGEQSWPLNDCHKNPNCPKLAMNMGFAFVNNSNIKDITSLNSKIGHLNFYSVHHFNITGVTITAPGDSPNTDGIKMGFCSNIQISKTNIGTGDDCIAILSGTTNLNISNVKCGPGHGISVGSLGKNKDEKDVKDLTVRDVIFNGTSDGIRIKTWESSASKILVSNFVYENIQMIDVGNPINIDQKYCPYPPCEHEQKGESHVQIQNLKLKNIFGTSKNKMAVKLQCSKSFPCKNVELIDVNLKHNGVEGGSSTAVCENINGSASGNMVPQHCLN from the exons ATGGCATGCATTTCTTATTCGTTTAAGACTTTGTGTTTGTTCCTCTTGTTCGTTGCCGCTGCAAGTCGTCCAACCAATAAGCCAAAGGTTTTCAACGTCCGACGCTATGGCTCAAAACCGGATGGGAAAACTGATAACGCCAAT GCATTCACAAGTGTATGGAAAAGTGCATGTGGAAGGAAAAGTGGAAGTAGTAAAATTTACGTACCAAAAGGAACATTCTACCTCGGTGGTGTAGAGTTCTTGGGTCCATGCAAAAATCCTATTGAATTCATTATCGATGGAACTTTATTGGCTCCTGCAAACCCTATGGATATTAAGCAAGACATATGGATCAATTTTAGGTATATCAACGATCTCTCTATCTCTGGATCAGGTATACTTGACGGCCAAGGAGAACAGTCTTGGCCACTCAATGACTGccacaaaaaccctaattgtcCTAAACTAGCTATG AATATGGGATTTGCTTTCGTTAACAACTCAAATATCAAGGACATAACATCACTCAACAGCAAAATAGGACACTTGAACTTTTATTCCGTCCATCACTTTAACATTACTGGAGTCACTATAACAGCTCCTGGCGACAGTCCCAACACTGATGGTATCAAGATGGGTTTTTGTAGCAACATTCAAATCTCCAAGACAAACATCGGGACCGGAGACGATTGTATTGCTATTCTTTCTGGAACCACTAACCTCAATATCTCTAACGTCAAGTGTGGTCCCGGACATGGAATTAGTGTCGGAAGCTTAGGgaaaaacaaagatgagaaaGACGTAAAGGATTTAACGGTAAGAGACGTCATTTTCAATGGCACAAGCGATGGTATTAGGATCAAGACCTGGGAATCTTCAGCTTCGAAGATCCTTGTTTCGAACTTCGTGTATGAGAATATTCAGATGATTGATGTTGGAAACCCTATCAACATCGACCAGAAATATTGTCCTTACCCACCTTGTGAACATGAACAAAAG GGAGAGTCTCACGTTCAAATCCAAAATCTCAagttaaaaaacatatttggaaCATCGAAGAACAAAATGGCAGTGAAATTGCAATGTAGCAAGAGCTTCCCATGCAAAAATGTTGAGTTAATTGACGTTAACCTAAAACACAATGGAGTTGAAGGTGGATCTTCCACTGCGGTGTGCGAAAATATTAACGGTTCCGCGAGTGGTAATATGGTTCCTCAGCATTGTCTGAATTGA